From Pyrenophora tritici-repentis strain M4 chromosome 1, whole genome shotgun sequence, the proteins below share one genomic window:
- a CDS encoding ProP, Permease major facilitator superfamily — translation MPSIQPHDESPGVVNRTGEFDTSVIAPAEAPKRSPWKAWMYLWEWYPKHYPEEERKLLRKMDACLLTFCSFMFFLKWLDSSNIKNAYVSGMKEELNLRGNEYSLFDTFYNVGYLVFQVPSLLILSRPKLARYYLPTMEVLWSIVTFCQSQMRNQHDIYGTRFLMGLLETPVASGTTFVLGSWYRPEEVFKRTGVCVHGMAGWRWLFIIDGVISLPIALAGYLIFPGLPSSTKPWWLTPKEHELARTRMARAGVAPSQDLSWTVAKRTFLRWEFYMGVLCYTFFLSSSYPHGQMAIWLKDLAAKTPGAYTIAQINTIPTGAQGVSVFAALLATSLCMVYPLWTVFSIVQTIYIVANISLLIWNIPKGYHFACYYLLGVSAAITPILMPFINMALRDDAEARAVTVGAMFTGGWAVSSFYPITVFPIVEGPKWTKGYAVNICFIVGCWSTFLVMQYLYKKSENKKAARQVREVSKDSEDASGVDVKTMVETEHTEVGK, via the exons ATGCCAAGCATCCAACCTCACGATGAAAGTCCTGGAGTTGTCAATAGAACTGGCGAATTTGACACCAGTGTGATTGCGCCTGCAGAGGCGCCGAAGCGGTCGCCATGGAAGGCGTGGATGTATCTTTGGGAATGGTATCCCAAGCACTATCCTgaggaggagagaaagtTGTTGCGGAAGATGGACGCGTGTCTCCTGACTTTTTGCTCTTTCATGT TCTTTCTCAAATGGCTCGACTCGTCAAACATAAAAAACGCCTATGTGTCTGGGATGAAAGAGGAACTCAACCTGCGAGGCAACGAGTACTCGCTCTTTGACACCTTTTACAACGTTGGCTATCTCGTGTTCCAAGTACCATCTCTACTGATTCTATCGCGACCAAAACTTGCCAGGTACTACCTACCGACTATGGAGGTACTCTGGTCAATTGTGACCTTTTGCCAAAGCCAGATGCGAAATCAACACGACATCTATGGCACCCGGTTTTTGATGGGCTTGCTCGAGACGCCTGTCGCATCCGGTACGACATTCGTTCTTGGCTCTTGGTACAGGCCCGAGGAAGTCTTCAAGCGTACCGGAGTGTG CGTCCATGGTATGGCTGGATGGCGCTGGCTGTTCATTATTGACGGAGTAATTTCACTCCCTATCGCGCTAGCCGGGTACCTCATCTTCCCTGGCCTGCCCAGTAGTACGAAGCCTTGGTGGCTTACGCCAAAAGAACATGAACTTGCCCGTACGCGTATGGCGAGAGCTGGAGTTGCACCTAGCCAGGATCTGAGCTGGACTGTCGCAAAGCGCACTTTCCTACGCTGGGAGTTTTACATGGGCGTTCTCTGCTATACCTT TTTCTTATCCTCCTCGTATCCCCACGGCCAAATGGCAATCTGGCTCAAAGATCTCGCCGCCAAAACCCCTGGCGCCTACACCATTGCCCAGATCAACACGATTCCTACTGGCGCCCAAGGTGTTTCCGTCTTTGCCGCCTTACTCGCCACCTCGCTTTGCATGGTCTACCCACTGTGGACCGTCTTCTCTATCGTGCAAACCATCTACATAGTCGCCAACATATCGCTTTTGATTTGGAACATCCCCAAGGGCTATCACTTTGCCTGCTACTATCTCCTCGGAGTCTCTGCAGCCATAACACCCATTCTCATGCCCTTCATCAACATGGCGCTTCGCGACGATGCTGAAGCGCGTGCTGTCACTGTGGGAGCTATGTTTACAGGTGGCTGGGCAGTATCTTCATTCTACCCCATCACAGTGTTTCCGATTGTCGAGGGCCCCAAGTGGACCAAGGGGTACGCTGTAAACATCTGCTTCATCGTAGGTTGCTGGAGCACATTTCTGGTCATGCAGTACCTGTACAAGAAGAGCGAAAACAAGAAAGCCGCTAGGCAGGTGAGGGAGGTATCAAAGGACTCGGAAGACGCATCAGGTGTGGACGTCAAGACCATGGTGGAAACTGAGCACACCGAAGTCGGGAAATAA
- a CDS encoding HRD1, HRD ubiquitin ligase complex, ER membrane component: protein MSPEPRQIPSVRVQTPDSDSALDSLDPANYSQRTFHLPRRVYTSHHSPSYTRIIRLEGQILSLISILRFHLRYAAYPADTALSALRLGSLPMYFNAIEELVDHIEHGMDCSRVYNAGDLVHLAQKRYFRRVKRQCGAREAEKEGHWPKVLWFAELQRILEDEDLSVGEALRCGWEWFMERDGFPAKYGGVGEWVLGWWELDGEKQEEFCEVFDITGEVLKSMAQNVEGMSLRGSEVLSHEKGACAQVFVSQKRVLDVLMPLMLNPSKQNLGNCPLCHEALLKKDVGTRNGKRPVEILCGHVFHFSCIKRHFTAPDTWICPGCNRNLLTTLPQPTTPSEVLGSCDKVLRWMDAPAQITLPTEPHSYLAKLALVFEPAQMICDNLHNWFNVPMDSYTELLKFSDLALYLARDRLEAAIRGDVVMFRDIVARQLQVGARIEWLEFLERCHPNSPSVW, encoded by the coding sequence ATGTCTCCCGAACCCCGACAGATACCCAGTGTCCGAGTGCAAACCCCAGATTCAGATTCAGCTCTAGACAGTCTTGATCCAGCAAACTACTCACAGCGTACCTTTCATCTCCCCCGGCGCGTTTATACCTCACACCACTCACCCTCCTACACGCGCATCATCCGACTAGAAGGCCAGATACTGAGTCTAATCTCCATCCTCCGGTTTCACCTACGCTATGCAGCTTATCCCGCGGACACGGCGCTATCAGCACTGAGATTAGGTTCTTTGCCCATGTATTTTAACGCTATCGAGGAGCTAGTCGACCACATCGAGCACGGTATGGATTGCAGTCGAGTGTACAATGCAGGCGATCTCGTTCATCTAGCTCAAAAGCGGTATTTTCGCCGTGTGAAGAGGCAGTGTGGAGCGAGGGAAGCGGAAAAAGAGGGACATTGGCCCAAGGTGCTTTGGTTTGCGGAGTTGCAGAGGATCCTTGAAGATGAGGATTTGAGCGTTGGTGAAGCGCTAAGGTGTGGGTGGGAGTGGTTTATGGAACGTGATGGGTTTCCGGCAAAGTACGGCGGCGTGGGGGAGTGGGTTTTGGGGTGGTGGGAATTGGATGGGGAGAAACAGGAGGAGTTTTGTGAGGTGTTCGATATCACTGGAGAAGTTCTGAAGTCTATGGCGCAGAATGTGGAGGGTATGTCGTTGCGGGGTTCCGAGGTTCTGAGCCATGAGAAGGGGGCCTGCGCTCAAGTCTTCGTCTCACAGAAACGGGTCCTGGATGTGTTGATGCCGCTCATGCTCAATCCATCGAAGCAGAATCTGGGAAATTGTCCGCTATGCCATGAGGCGTTGTTGAAGAAAGATGTGGGAACTAGGAACGGGAAACGCCCTGTGGAGATTCTTTGTGGACATGTCTTCCACTTCTCTTGTATCAAACGACATTTCACGGCTCCAGATACTTGGATCTGCCCAGGCTGTAACAGAAACCTTTTAACAACATTACCTCAACCCACAACTCCCTCTGAGGTTCTCGGCAGTTGCGACAAGGTTCTTAGATGGATGGATGCGCCGGCTCAAATCACTCTCCCGACAGAACCGCACTCGTACCTTGCCAAGTTGGCGCTCGTCTTTGAGCCAGCACAGATGATATGCGACAACCTTCACAACTGGTTCAATGTTCCAATGGATTCTTATACAGAGTTGTTGAAATTTTCTGATTTGGCATTGTATCTCGCGCGCGATCGGCTGGAGGCCGCCATCCGAGGCGATGTTGTAATGTTTCGCGATATTGTAGCGAGACAGTTACAAGTGGGGGCGCGAATCGAGTGGTTGGAATTTCTTGAGAGATGTCATCCTAATTCACCATCGGTGTGGTAG
- a CDS encoding FabG, Dehydrogenase with different specificities (related to short-chain alcohol dehydrogenase) has protein sequence MNVTDEEAMRKCIADIAAENQRLDGLIAAAGVQQVTSALDFKKEDIAKMLEVNYTGVFLAARECARQMLQYKIQGSICLIASMSGTIANRGFIAPVYNSSKAAVVQLARNLAMEWGRKNPDGSGGIRVNSLSPGHIVTPMVQANFDAGEANREEWENNSMLGRLSTPEEYKAVGLFMLSKASSYMTGHDLKIDGGTTAW, from the exons ATGAATGTTACGGATGAGGAGGCTATGCGAAAGTGTATTGCAGATATTGCGGCTGAGAACCAGCGCCTAGATGGACTTATTGCAG CTGCCGGGGTTCAGCAAGTGACATCTGCGCTTGACTTTAAGAAAGAGGATATTGCGAAGATGTTGGAAGTCAACTATACCGGCGTATTCCTGGCAGCCCGGGAGTGCGCCCGTCAGATGCTGCAGTACAAGATCCAGGGCTCTATTTGTCTGATAGCATCGATGTCTGGAACCATTGCGAACCGAGGCTTCATCGCTCCTGTTTATAACTCCTCGAAGGCTGCTGTGGTTCAGCTGGCGCGCAACCTAGCCATGGAGTGGGGTAGGAAAAATCCAGACGGCTCCGGCGGCATCCGAGTCAACTCGCTAAGTCCTGGCCATATCGTTACACCCATGGTACAAGCAAACTTCGATGCAGGCGAGGCCAATCGAGAAGAGTGGGAGAATAATAGCATGCTCGGCAGGTTGAGCACGCCGGAGGAGTACAAGGCAGTAGGTCTTTTCATGTTGAGCAAGGCAAGCAGTTACATGACCGGACATGACCTGAAGATCGATGGTGGCACAACTGCATGGTAA
- a CDS encoding EMP24-GP25L domain containing protein gives MERLARILSGVLLFILPLAAALKFDLHPVSAHDSAKYERCIRNFVAREQLVVVTAILDGYRGDGQRVDMHIRDAMGNDYHRPKDVVGENRYAFTSHEDSAFDVCFENIFTTSSSSKAITPRHVELDIDIGADAKDWNTISATEKLKPVEAELRRIEEVVGEIVTEMDYLRSREQKLRDTNESTNERVKWFALGTMGMLVGLGAWQVVYLRAYFRSKHLI, from the exons ATGGAACGGTTAGCGCGAATCCTCAGCGGCGTGCTGCTCTTCATCCTCCCCCTCGCCGCGGCCCTCAAATTCGACCTTCATCCCGTCTCAGCACACGACTCTGCCAAGTACGAACGATGCATTAGGAACTTTGTTGCAAGAGAACAGTTGGTTGTTGTTACGGCAATTCTCGATGGATATAGGGGAGACGGACAGAGAGTGGACATGCAT ATTCGCGACGCAATGGGCAATGACTACCACCGACCCAAGGACGTAGTTGGCGAGAACCGCTACGCATTTACCTCGCACGAAGACTCGGCCTTTGATGTCTGCTTCGAAAACATCTTCACGACATCATCGTCTTCCAAAGCCATCACCCCACGCCACGTCGAACTTGACATTGACATTGGCGCCGACGCCAAGGACTGGAACACCATCTCCGCCACTGAGAAGCTGAAGCCCGTAGAAGCGGAGCTCAGGAGAATCGAAGAAGTTGTAGGCGAGATTGTGACTGAGATGGACTACCTGAGGAGCCGAGAGCAAAAGCTGAGGGACACCAACGAGAGCACAAACGAAAGAGTCAAGTGGTTTGCGCTGGGCACCATGGGTATGCTTGTGGGACTTGGTGCATGGCAGGTTGTGTACCTCAGGGCATACTTCAGGAGCAAGCATCTTATCTAG
- a CDS encoding tyrosinase → MKSFFSSLTVFAISLSLLASAQAASNSTNGPSCGVAKPDDSYFSVVGVQGTGVQPRQELRELQKDRELWNMFLQAFSRFQAMDQSEKTSYYQVAGIHGAPFGQWDKVKGQPGQEMMGYCPHTSNIFGTWHRPYLALFEQILHDRAVEIAHEYPIGEARNRALAIAARVRLPYWDWAMDPPNPQEGVMPESLRCHTVTVTFPNGTVGEIRNPLYRYDFHPLKSEDFAPLSEFRFKDWGHTIRYPLHPYAVNATSRDVEVNVRVGKQQPSLRDMLYKLLTIYQPFSQVSNKASGGTIGNVETLHDGLHNVFGLGHMGVVEVSAFDAVFWFHHCNIDRILAIYQARYPDTWIEDAKQATGSFAVARGSVLGTASPLAPFHMNALGDMWTSTTSRNWTSFGYTYPEVANNPDNATLTSSINRLYKPKTQGLSNINATHPVPGGNSTNATAQATDWLCQVNLPTDIKISYSVRAFLGEPSTNPVDWPTDPNYVGQIASMSSPRMSSSVVTTGNIVLTEKLAQKHASGELKSLDKETVAAYLKEKFSWRIQALDYTEIPRTNPPAGLNVTVFNVPVSIPKSDTEVPTWNGQIEYNEEIHGNPPVYNGPGLDGTNSTLPAGQSSGIYNPATGEFEWKNATNAAIGGGAAPVLDIKTETSLIKSTVTQHLSAASSSGAFTSVPTSGVISASSVVEVSSASPTSQSTPSTTRTMSFAKVSPRPTKPADPQTAYVTSVIYEYVTV, encoded by the exons ATGAAGTCATTCTTTTCTTCCTTGACTGTATTTGCCATCTCACTTTCGCTTCTAGCAAGCGCCCAAGCCGCTTCCAACTCAACCAATGGCCCTTCGTGTGGAGTTGCCAAGCCAGACGACAGCTACTTCAGTGTTGTCGGCGTGCAAGGAACCGGGGTGCAGCCGAGACAGGAGCTTCGTGAGCTCCAAAAGGACAGGGAGCTATGGAATATGTTCTTGCAAGCGTTCTCTCGGTTCCAAGCTATGGACCAATCTGAGAAGACATCTTACTACCAGGTAGCCG GTATTCACGGGGCGCCTTTTGGGCAGTGGGACAAGGTGAAGGGGCAACCTGGCCAGGAGATGATGGGTTACTGTCCTCATACATCCAACATCTTCGGAACGTGGCATCGGCCATACCTTGCGCTCTTCGAGCAGATCCTCCATGACCGTGCTGTGGAAATCGCTCACGAGTACCCCATTGGCGAGGCCCGTAATAGGGCTCTGGCAATCGCGGCTCGAGTGCGTCTTCCATACTGGGACTGGGCAATGGACCCGCCAAACCCCCAAGAGGGCGTGATGCCAGAAAGTCTTCGTTGTCATACGGTCACAGTCACTTTTCCGAACGGAACTGTAGGGGAAATCCGCAACCCTCTATACCGCTATGACTTTCACCCACTCAAAAGCGAAGACTTTGCTCCCTTG AGCGAATTCCGATTCAAAGACTGGGGTCACACTATCCGCTATCCGCTTCACCCATATGCTGTCAACGCCACTAGCCGTGATGTCGAAGTGAACGTCCGAGTAGGAAAACAGCAGCCCAGTCTCCGCGACATGCTCTACAAGCTATTGACCATCTATCAACCCTTCAGCCAAGTGAGTAACAAGGCTAGCGGTGGAACTATCGGTAACGTCGAGACGCTCCATGACGGGCTACATAACGTTTTCGGCCTCGGGCACATGGGCGTTGTCGAAGTGTCGGCATTTGACGCGGTCTTTTGGTTTCATCACTGCAACATTGATCGAATCTTGGCTATATACCAAGCTCGCTACCCTGATACATGGATTGAAGATGCCAAACAAGCGACAGGATCTTTCGCTGTGGCCAGAGGCAGTGTCCTCGGAACAGCATCGCCACTAGCTCCATTTCATATGAATGCTCTTGGTGACATGTGGACTTCCACCACATCCCGTAATTGGACTTCGTTTGGATACACCTACCCTGAAGTCGCCAACAACCCGGACAATGCGACACTTACTTCGTCTATTAACCGGTTATACAAACCCAAGACTCAGGGTCTGAGCAACATCAACGCGACACATCCTGTTCCAGGAGGAAACTCTACCAATGCCACTGCTCAGGCCACAGACTGGCTATGCCAAGTCAACTTGCCCACCGACATCAAGATCTCCTACTCTGTTCGCGCCTTCTTGGGCGAGCCCAGTACCAACCCAGTTGACTGGCCTACAGACCCCAACTATGTGGGTCAGATTGCCTCCATGTCTTCTCCTCGCATGAGCTCTTCTGTCGTCACCACGGGTAACATCGTGCTGACAGAGAAGCTTGCGCAAAAGCATGCATCTGGTGAGCTGAAGAGCTTGGACAAGGAAACAGTTGCAGCCTATCTCAAAGAGAAGTTCAGTTGGCGTATCCAAGCCCTCGATTACACGGAGATTCCGCGTACCAACCCGCCTGCCGGTCTGAACGTCACCGTGTTCAACGTCCCAGTCAGCATCCCCAAATCAGACACCGAAGTGCCTACTTGGAACGGGCAAATCGAGTACAACGAGGAGATACATGGTAACCCACCTGTGTATAATGGACCTGGCCTAGATGGTACAAACTCGACACTTCCCGCAGGCCAGAGCAGCGGAATTTACAATCCCGCAACTGGAGAGTTTGAGTGGAAGAATGCCACGAATGCTGCGATTGGTGGGGGCGCGGCTCCAGTGCTCGATATCAAGACTGAAACGTCTTTGATCAAGTCCACTGTCACACAGCACTTGAGCGccgcttcttcttctggcGCATTCACATCTGTACCCACATCTGGTGTCATCAGTGCGTCTTCTGTTGTGGAAGTATCTTCAGCATCGCCGACATCACAATCCACGCCTTCTACCACCAGGACAATGTCTTTCGCAAAGGTGTCGCCCAGACCAACGAAACCGGCTGATCCCCAGACGGCGTACGTCACTTCGGTTATCTACGAGTACGTCACTGTGTAA